One Mycobacterium sp. SMC-4 DNA window includes the following coding sequences:
- a CDS encoding peptide chain release factor 3 — translation MTNSSGAATVAPRSDKVSIEARRRRTFAVISHPDAGKSTLTEALVLHAKAITEAGAIHGKAGRRATVSDWMEMEKARGISITSTALQFPYTTNAGDTCIINLLDTPGHADFSEDTYRVLTAVDSAVMLIDAAKGLEPQTLKLFQVCRHRRIPIITVVNKWDRPGRHALELMDEISERIGLRPTPLTWPVGIAGDFKGVLDRRTGKFIRFTRTAGGATAAPEEHIDAADAHAAAGADWDTAVEESELLSADGADFDAETFLDCSSTPVLFTSAALNFGVNQLLDVLAQLAPSPSGQLDVDGNRREAASPFSAFVFKVQAGMDSAHRDRIAYARVCSGTFERGDVLTHATTGKPFVTKYAQSVFGQQRSTLDTAWPGDVIGLANAAALRPGDTLYAEVAVQYPPIPSFSPEHFSVARGSDPSKHKQFRKGIEQLDQEGVVQVLRSDRRGDQAPVLAAVGPMQFEVASHRMAGEFSAPITLEPLPYTVARLCGPDDVELLARLPSVEVFTRTDGALLAVFATKWRLETVQRDNPDLMLRELVAAGQ, via the coding sequence ATGACGAACTCCTCCGGGGCGGCGACGGTCGCGCCGCGCTCTGACAAGGTCTCGATCGAGGCGCGCCGCCGCCGCACGTTTGCCGTCATCAGCCACCCCGACGCCGGCAAGTCCACCCTGACCGAGGCGCTGGTGCTGCACGCCAAAGCGATCACCGAAGCCGGCGCCATCCACGGCAAGGCGGGCCGACGCGCCACCGTGTCGGACTGGATGGAGATGGAAAAGGCCCGCGGTATCTCGATCACCTCCACGGCGCTGCAGTTCCCGTACACCACCAACGCCGGTGACACCTGCATCATCAACCTGCTCGACACCCCCGGCCACGCGGACTTCTCCGAGGACACCTACCGGGTGCTGACCGCGGTGGACTCCGCGGTCATGCTCATCGACGCCGCCAAGGGCCTGGAACCGCAGACGCTCAAGCTGTTTCAAGTGTGCCGGCACCGCCGCATCCCGATCATCACGGTGGTCAACAAATGGGACCGGCCGGGCCGGCACGCTCTGGAGTTGATGGATGAGATCTCCGAGCGCATCGGCCTGCGGCCCACCCCGCTGACGTGGCCGGTCGGCATCGCCGGCGACTTCAAGGGAGTGCTGGACCGACGCACCGGGAAGTTCATCCGGTTCACCCGTACCGCGGGCGGGGCCACCGCCGCCCCCGAGGAGCACATCGACGCGGCCGATGCTCACGCCGCCGCGGGCGCAGACTGGGACACCGCGGTCGAGGAATCTGAGCTGCTCAGCGCCGACGGGGCCGACTTCGACGCCGAGACATTCCTGGACTGCTCATCGACGCCGGTGCTGTTCACCTCTGCGGCACTGAATTTCGGCGTCAACCAGCTGCTCGACGTGCTCGCCCAGCTGGCACCGTCACCGAGCGGGCAGCTCGACGTCGACGGCAACCGGCGCGAGGCCGCGTCCCCGTTCAGCGCGTTCGTGTTCAAGGTGCAGGCCGGCATGGATTCGGCGCACCGTGACCGCATCGCCTACGCGCGGGTGTGTTCGGGCACCTTCGAACGGGGGGATGTGCTCACCCACGCCACCACCGGCAAGCCCTTCGTCACCAAGTACGCGCAGTCGGTGTTCGGTCAGCAGCGCTCGACGCTGGACACGGCCTGGCCGGGTGATGTCATCGGCCTGGCCAACGCGGCTGCGCTGCGACCGGGAGACACCCTCTACGCCGAGGTTGCGGTGCAGTATCCGCCCATCCCGAGCTTCTCACCCGAGCACTTCTCGGTGGCCCGCGGCTCGGATCCCAGCAAGCACAAACAGTTCCGCAAGGGTATCGAGCAACTCGACCAGGAGGGTGTGGTGCAGGTGCTGCGCTCGGACCGGCGCGGCGACCAGGCCCCTGTGCTCGCGGCGGTGGGCCCGATGCAGTTCGAGGTGGCCAGCCACCGGATGGCCGGTGAGTTCAGTGCGCCGATCACGCTGGAACCGTTGCCCTACACGGTGGCCCGGTTATGTGGCCCCGACGATGTCGAGCTGCTGGCCCGACTGCCGTCGGTGGAGGTGTTCACCCGCACCGACGGTGCGCTGCTGGCGGTGTTCGCGACCAAGTGGCGGCTGGAGACCGTGCAGCGGGACAACCCCGACCTGATGTTGCGTGAACTGGTCGCCGCGGGTCAGTAG